The following are from one region of the Paenibacillus sp. KS-LC4 genome:
- a CDS encoding helix-turn-helix domain-containing protein, which produces MMEPYKVLSELLARIEEDVSGTMETDYWADLPISVVHLRRLFKFAFGVPLQSYIRSRRLAVSLEHLMLTEKRVLDIAIECGYEHEQTFIRAFKREYGLTPGECRHCGKSIHVTPPLHLFPKNNVGGNLVYGPEMVMLPALHLIGQMYQIEIAEAPTKAPEAAKQFWWSKRHEVPNPMEPDIYYGLTRTPDPALSWTSYIPSMRVNNLRHIPDGFTGDTVPASLCVGFRYIGNHHYEELDEFRAESLYKAIDRLAQEHNGKYELLDSEFFLEKIDTGAYDGQFCQMEWYTPIRVRHA; this is translated from the coding sequence ATGATGGAGCCCTACAAGGTTCTATCTGAACTTCTAGCCCGAATAGAAGAAGATGTTTCTGGTACGATGGAGACAGACTATTGGGCTGATCTCCCGATCTCCGTTGTTCATTTGCGTCGACTCTTCAAGTTCGCTTTCGGCGTGCCGCTGCAAAGCTATATCCGCTCTCGAAGGCTGGCCGTCAGCTTGGAACATTTGATGCTAACGGAGAAACGGGTTCTCGACATTGCAATCGAATGCGGTTATGAACATGAGCAAACCTTCATACGCGCGTTTAAACGGGAGTATGGGCTTACGCCCGGCGAATGCAGGCATTGTGGCAAGAGCATTCACGTAACACCTCCGCTTCATTTATTTCCAAAGAACAATGTTGGTGGAAATTTGGTTTACGGGCCGGAAATGGTCATGCTGCCAGCCCTCCATTTAATCGGTCAAATGTATCAAATTGAAATCGCCGAAGCGCCGACAAAAGCACCCGAGGCTGCCAAGCAGTTTTGGTGGAGCAAACGGCACGAAGTGCCTAATCCCATGGAGCCCGATATTTATTACGGTTTAACGAGGACCCCTGACCCAGCGCTGAGTTGGACATCCTACATACCATCTATGCGCGTAAACAATCTGAGGCATATTCCTGATGGATTTACGGGCGACACCGTACCTGCTTCCTTGTGCGTCGGGTTTCGATATATCGGGAATCATCATTATGAAGAGCTTGATGAATTTCGCGCAGAGTCGCTATATAAAGCTATAGATAGGCTTGCACAGGAGCACAACGGGAAATATGAGCTTCTGGACAGCGAGTTCTTCCTAGAGAAAATTGATACGGGCGCCTATGATGGACAGTTTTGTCAAATGGAATGGTATACACCTATTAGAGTGAGGCACGCTTAA
- a CDS encoding phosphotransferase yields the protein MNYNETVLIGDTYLIPAVTELFGLEGYEMKLIPAHEGGRNVVYNCEKGGSASKILRISFLPDRSREDFLGETEYIRYLFEHGGSVSNVISSRKGKLLEEISYNNHTFFVCLFEKAKGKMLVENNYRYREGVPITEYYYNCGKVLGKLHQISKGYTPAHRRHSFFDKYNVDYMDKLIPSSLPLLKEKLVELLHTLKGVDSNEDTFGMIHFDYNDGNYSIDFDNGQITVYDFDNSCYCWYMFDLAGLWTHGVGWIQFEPDADKRKKFMDDYFETVLAGYTSETKIEKSMLDKLPLFIKVTLMENIVDAFEVMRNNGEEPECDEELSYLIKCLEDDIPYKGFFHEIYDCEEPFEYEERTI from the coding sequence ATGAATTATAACGAGACGGTTTTAATCGGGGATACCTATTTGATTCCAGCAGTAACGGAATTGTTCGGATTAGAAGGCTATGAAATGAAGCTGATTCCGGCACATGAAGGAGGAAGGAATGTCGTATATAACTGTGAGAAAGGAGGGAGTGCTTCAAAAATACTCAGAATATCTTTCTTGCCCGACAGGAGCCGGGAGGATTTCCTAGGGGAAACGGAATACATTCGGTATTTATTTGAGCATGGAGGCAGTGTCTCGAATGTAATCAGCTCCCGGAAGGGGAAGCTTCTGGAGGAAATCAGCTACAACAACCATACCTTTTTTGTTTGCCTGTTTGAAAAGGCCAAGGGGAAAATGCTTGTAGAAAATAATTATCGGTACCGAGAAGGGGTGCCAATTACCGAATATTATTATAATTGCGGTAAGGTCTTGGGGAAGCTGCACCAAATATCGAAAGGGTATACGCCTGCTCATCGTCGGCATAGTTTTTTTGATAAATACAATGTGGACTATATGGATAAACTGATACCAAGCTCCTTACCTCTGCTGAAGGAGAAGCTGGTAGAGCTTCTCCATACCTTAAAAGGAGTGGACAGCAACGAGGATACATTCGGTATGATTCATTTTGATTACAACGATGGGAATTATTCAATAGACTTTGATAACGGGCAAATCACCGTATATGATTTCGATAATTCTTGTTATTGTTGGTATATGTTTGACTTGGCTGGTCTCTGGACGCACGGAGTGGGATGGATACAGTTCGAGCCAGACGCCGATAAGCGTAAAAAGTTTATGGATGATTATTTTGAAACAGTCCTCGCGGGATACACCTCCGAGACCAAGATCGAAAAGTCGATGTTGGATAAGCTGCCCTTATTTATTAAAGTTACGCTCATGGAAAATATCGTTGACGCCTTCGAGGTGATGCGTAACAACGGTGAGGAGCCGGAATGTGATGAGGAGCTGTCGTATCTTATAAAATGTTTGGAGGATGATATTCCGTATAAGGGATTTTTCCACGAGATTTACGATTGTGAAGAACCCTTTGAATATGAGGAACGAACGATTTAA